CTTCGGCTACTTCGAGCGGCGCGACGCCGCGGAGGGCGGACGCGCCGCCGTCAGGCTGCAGCGCTTCAAAGGCCGGCAGCCGTTCATGGACCGGTCGTTCCCGCTCGCGCGCGGCGGCGTCGCCTGGCGGGCGAGCTGGTCGTCGGACGACGAGGAAACGTGCGTCGTCGTTCGCATCGAATCGCTCGACGCGCTCCCGCCCCCCGCGCCTTTCGGCGCCCTGCCCGCGCGCTGGAGGGAGGCCGAACCGCTGAAGAGCCTCAAGAGCGTCATGCCCGCGTTTCCGGGCAGCGTTCGTCGCGGCCAGGCGGCGGAGAAGGTCGTCGTAGACGGCGTCGTCGGCCTCGACGGACGGATGGACTACTGCCAGATCAGGGACTATCCCGCCGGCGGGGCGGACGCGGCGATGGCCGCGCTGGAGGTGGTGAGCCAGTGGCGCTGGAGACCCGCGCGGCTCGACGGCAAGCCGATCCCGATGCCGTTCGCGGTGACGATCACGT
This DNA window, taken from bacterium, encodes the following:
- a CDS encoding energy transducer TonB, whose amino-acid sequence is LCAALLGAPSALAQADAPAGAPAAPPAAAQSAPPNVVSGAPNAPAGPAVGPSVRLTFYAVSGLAKAARKNCGADRAPDGAPDLAAAEGRRAFAALFGGTDAAIVGEARKMLADGRVLLEGFAAANDRPFYFGYFERRDAAEGGRAAVRLQRFKGRQPFMDRSFPLARGGVAWRASWSSDDEETCVVVRIESLDALPPPAPFGALPARWREAEPLKSLKSVMPAFPGSVRRGQAAEKVVVDGVVGLDGRMDYCQIRDYPAGGADAAMAALEVVSQWRWRPARLDGKPIPMPFAVTITFALR